CGTGGCTAAGAAGAAGTTCCCCCTGAGCAAGACGGGTGAGGTTAGACTTTATCTCCCGGTCAATGAAGCCATAATCGGACTGCATGATTTCGGAAGAACCACTTCTCCCTATCACCTTAGTAGCGCAATTACCAGTAACTCGAGAGTGAACTGCACTCATGAACTGCTGAGCTGAAATGAGGATAACTCCTAGCGACCTACCTCTCTCAGCAATCTCCAGAACGTTTTGGGTAAGAGGAGCTGTTCTTTCACCTTTGGGGGCGTATTTATTCAGTTCATCAACGAAGAAGATAATCTTGTCAGGCACTGGAGATGCTCTATTCTCTGGTGGCTCTGCCTTGAGACTATAAATGGTTCTCAGCAGGTCACCGAAGACTAGCATTTGTTCGTGTTCATAGAGGCGAGCGATATCTATAACATAGGTGTGTCCACCCTGGATGTTCAGAATTTCATCACTTAAAACCTTTTCATGGACTGAAAGGTTATCCACAAAAATTCCTGACTGGCTGGTCCTAACCATCCTTCTGATATGGCGTCTGAAGACGCCGATTGAGGAGCCTCTTATGCCCCGCCAATCC
This genomic interval from Caldisericota bacterium contains the following:
- a CDS encoding ATP-binding protein; protein product: EALGLEPKPFDSDKVHYFMPRGRNGLPNCFYEPNFSQVYAYDLESAADKLDLLFAQIPDAYFTLESIISEIREGIRNRESDFRNVHSWDNLLNGRPLFDPNTHAAVKDWRGIRGSSIGVFRRHIRRMVRTSQSGIFVDNLSVHEKVLSDEILNIQGGHTYVIDIARLYEHEQMLVFGDLLRTIYSLKAEPPENRASPVPDKIIFFVDELNKYAPKGERTAPLTQNVLEIAERGRSLGVILISAQQFMSAVHSRVTGNCATKVIGRSGSSEIMQSDYGFIDREIKSNLTRLAQGELLLSHAVYRQPVKIVFPKPAYQQPEA